Proteins from one Impatiens glandulifera chromosome 2, dImpGla2.1, whole genome shotgun sequence genomic window:
- the LOC124926814 gene encoding poly(U)-specific endoribonuclease-A-like, with product MDGLIKGLIHVALGNDERDDDRRDSEPRDERSRSTWAQVASGEQDHDESATNQWNRKEENHGRKQDWESGGSRPSHPHQTMQPEGGRDDYRQSQQNKQNLYNENENSGRNEYRQPQGGRQDDGNHDDGWETVGKKHPKQPPHKIQTDQWNDYKRPASDQHYSDEVEFSANFEPTKEELHDLSNACNKLWELDLNRLVPNKDYQIDCGEGKKIYEKEDMAQGSLFTWLKEDVLRKPTFSRFCSLLDNYNPHEGYKEQVTSQELQEQAAFIEEICRTAPIKYLQKYLAYKGIVSDNIQDFKRTMTSLWFDLYNRGGTSGSSSAFEHVFVGEIKQKGEQEVSGFHNWLQFYLEESKGKVDYQGYIYPRRRGSVPDSETQLLTVQFEWNGVLKSLSSSFIGVSPEFEIALYTLCFYAGQEENHVQMGPYYVNIKCYRFGNKMGSTFPIAE from the exons ATGGACGGTTTGATCAAGGGTTTGATTCATGTAGCCTTGGGTAACGATGAAAGGGACGACGATAGAAGGGATTCCGAGCCTCGCGATGAGAGATCCAGATCCACTTGGGCTCAG GTTGCATCCGGTGAGCAAGATCATGACGAATCAGCTACTAATCAGTGGAACAGAAAG GAAGAGAACCATGGCCGGAAACAAGACTGGGAATCTGGTGGATCTCGGCCTTCGCACCCGCACCAG ACTATGCAACCAGAAGGTGGTAGAGATGATTATAGACAATCCCAGCAGAACAAACAG AATCTGTACAATGAAAACGAAAATAGTGGTAGAAATGAGTATAGACAGCCACAAGGGGGAAGACAG GATGATGGCAATCATGATGATGGCTGGGAGACTGTGGGTAAAAAGCATCCAAAGCAGCCGCCTCATAAG ATTCAGACAGATCAATGGAATGATTACAAACGTCCAGCTAGTGATCAACACTACTCCGATGAAGTCGAATTCAGTGCTAACTTCGAGCCAACGAAAGAAGAGCTTCACGACCTATCGAATGCATGTAACAAGCTCTGGGAACTTGACTTAAACAGATTAGTACCAAACAAGGATTATCAGATAGACTGTGGAGAAGGGAAAAAGATTTATGAAAAAGAAGACATGGCTCAAGGAAGCTTATTCACTTGGTTAAAAGAAGATGTATTAAGAAAGCCAACATTTTCCCGTTTCTGTTCTCTTCTCGACAATTACAATCCACACGAAGGATATAAAGAACAAGTCACGTCGCAGGAATTGCAAGAACAGGCTGCGTTTATTGAAGAGATTTGTAGGACTGCTCCAATCAAATATCTGCAGAAGTATCTTGCTTATAAGGGAATTGTTTCTGATAACATTCAGGATTTTAAGAGAACTATGACGAGTCTTTGGTTCGATCTTTATAACCGTGGAGGGACTTCTGGAAGTTCGTCGGCTTTTGAGCATGTTTTCGTTGGGGAAATTAAGCAGAAAGGGGAGCAGGAAGTTTCTGGTTTTCATAACTGGCTTCAG TTTTATCTTGAAGAATCAAAAGGAAAAGTTGATTATCAAGGTTACATTTATCCCCGAAGGCGTGGTTCTGTT CCGGATTCTGAAACCCAATTGTTGACGGTTCAGTTTGAATGGAATGGTGTTCTGAAGTCGTTGTCTAGTAGCTTCATCGGAGTGAGTCCAGAGTTCGAAATTGCTCT